One part of the Verrucomicrobiota bacterium genome encodes these proteins:
- the rplO gene encoding 50S ribosomal protein L15, translated as MRLHTIKPRPGSKHRTKRLGCGESSGHGKTSGKGHKGQKARSGGSIRLGFEGGQMPLIRRIPKRGFNNAAFRLIYAPINVSSLEKFDAGTVVDLAVMISKGLAAGQFDGIKILGNGELTKKLIVKAHKFSASAKEKIEKAGGSIEIISGREIKPEA; from the coding sequence ATGCGTTTGCATACTATAAAACCTCGTCCTGGTTCAAAACATCGCACAAAGAGACTTGGTTGTGGAGAGTCCAGTGGTCATGGTAAGACCAGTGGTAAAGGTCATAAAGGTCAAAAAGCCCGCTCTGGTGGAAGTATCCGTTTGGGGTTTGAAGGTGGCCAGATGCCCCTTATCCGGCGTATACCAAAACGTGGTTTTAATAATGCGGCATTCCGATTGATTTATGCCCCGATCAATGTGAGTTCACTAGAAAAGTTTGATGCAGGTACTGTTGTGGATCTTGCAGTCATGATATCAAAGGGGTTAGCCGCCGGACAATTTGATGGGATTAAAATCCTTGGTAATGGTGAACTTACTAAAAAGCTCATTGTCAAAGCACACAAATTTTCGGCGAGTGCCAAGGAAAAAATCGAGAAAGCCGGAGGCAGCATTGAGATTATCAGTGGCCGGGAAATAAAACCTGAGGCTTAG
- the secY gene encoding preprotein translocase subunit SecY, whose translation MLSAFINSFKIPELRQRIFFTLGVIALVRFGAAIPAPGVDASILAHYFEQVNNQTSSSVVALFNIFSGGALEACAVFSLGIMPYISASIIIQLLTAVYPRLAKTAREEGGRAKITQYTRYLTLILCLFQGTLLAHGFANPKSNPFLPGIDATIQQYGPLVANPDFFFYFSCIMTLTAGTMLLMWFGEQITDKGIGQGISVIITIGILARLPAAITQSYHFFSDKFNPVIIAILLLFLFGVIAGIVAVTSAERKIPVQFAKRMVGRKLYGGQTTFMPLKVNYAGVMPIIFAQAILMFPQTFLMIPGLQKLPGFQELMGMLNPGTVLHVLLYGIMIFFFSYFWVSTQFNPTQIADDLKKNSGYIPGVRPGKPTADFLDFTMTRLTLAGAAFLTIIAILPEMVNYNLKVSFLVAQFFGGTSLLICVGVVLDTMRQVETFLLQRHYDGFLKKGRLRSRQS comes from the coding sequence ATGCTTTCAGCCTTTATTAATTCATTCAAAATTCCTGAGCTACGCCAGAGGATATTTTTTACCTTAGGGGTAATCGCTCTGGTTCGTTTTGGAGCAGCGATTCCTGCTCCTGGGGTGGATGCTTCTATTTTAGCCCACTATTTTGAACAGGTTAATAACCAGACATCGAGCAGTGTCGTCGCTTTATTTAATATATTCAGTGGTGGCGCACTTGAGGCCTGTGCGGTATTTTCATTGGGGATAATGCCTTACATTAGTGCATCGATTATTATACAGCTTTTGACAGCTGTTTATCCGCGCTTAGCAAAAACTGCCAGAGAAGAAGGCGGACGTGCAAAAATAACACAATACACGCGTTATTTAACATTAATTCTTTGTCTTTTTCAGGGAACATTACTCGCACATGGCTTTGCAAACCCAAAATCAAATCCCTTTTTACCTGGCATTGATGCAACCATACAACAATATGGGCCTCTCGTAGCTAACCCCGACTTTTTCTTTTATTTCAGCTGTATCATGACACTTACGGCAGGTACGATGTTGCTGATGTGGTTTGGAGAACAAATCACTGATAAGGGAATTGGACAGGGTATTTCCGTCATTATTACTATCGGTATTTTGGCACGTTTACCTGCGGCAATTACACAATCCTATCATTTCTTTTCTGATAAATTTAATCCCGTCATTATTGCTATTCTCTTATTATTTCTGTTTGGAGTGATCGCTGGTATCGTGGCTGTTACTTCTGCAGAGAGGAAAATACCTGTGCAATTTGCAAAACGTATGGTGGGAAGAAAGTTGTATGGCGGCCAAACGACTTTTATGCCGCTGAAAGTGAATTATGCAGGGGTGATGCCGATTATCTTTGCACAGGCTATTCTGATGTTTCCTCAGACATTCCTGATGATTCCGGGACTTCAAAAGCTGCCCGGTTTCCAAGAGTTAATGGGAATGTTAAATCCCGGAACCGTTCTGCATGTCCTGCTATATGGTATCATGATTTTCTTCTTTTCCTATTTTTGGGTTTCGACACAATTTAACCCCACACAAATCGCGGATGATTTGAAAAAGAATAGCGGATATATTCCCGGAGTTCGTCCAGGTAAACCGACGGCTGACTTCCTTGACTTTACCATGACCAGATTAACTCTTGCTGGCGCAGCCTTTTTGACCATTATTGCCATTCTTCCTGAGATGGTGAATTATAATCTGAAAGTATCATTTTTAGTGGCTCAATTTTTTGGAGGCACCAGTCTTTTGATTTGTGTCGGTGTTGTATTGGATACGATGAGACAGGTCGAGACATTCCTGCTTCAACGCCATTATGACGGTTTTTTGAAAAAAGGAAGACTCCGGAGCCGCCAGTCGTAA
- the map gene encoding type I methionyl aminopeptidase yields the protein MIPIKNEREVQFMKDSCKTAALIRDRLAQEVRPGVSTRELDDLARELIAKAGGKSPFYGYGTRKKFPGHICVSVNEEVVHGIGSDRRLQLGDIVKLDVGIILNGWIGDTAITVPVGMVTSEVNHLMHVTLQSLYIGIDQARAGNHVHDIGAAVDRYVSENKCAVVREFVGHGVGKRLHEEPQVPNFGKPKTGARLKPGMTLAIEPMVNLGTSEVKILSDGWTVVTADKKASAHFEHTVLITDGEPEILTWTERMALK from the coding sequence ATGATTCCGATCAAGAATGAGCGAGAAGTTCAATTCATGAAGGACTCATGCAAGACAGCGGCACTGATCCGAGATCGACTTGCACAGGAAGTGAGGCCTGGAGTGAGTACACGTGAGCTTGACGATCTGGCTCGTGAGTTGATTGCCAAAGCTGGAGGTAAAAGCCCATTTTACGGTTATGGAACTAGAAAAAAATTTCCAGGTCACATCTGTGTTTCTGTAAATGAAGAGGTCGTACATGGTATCGGTTCGGACAGACGTTTGCAGCTTGGGGATATTGTGAAGTTGGATGTTGGAATAATCCTCAATGGATGGATAGGTGATACAGCGATAACAGTCCCGGTTGGTATGGTGACATCAGAGGTTAATCACCTGATGCATGTGACTTTGCAATCCCTTTATATTGGGATTGACCAAGCGAGGGCGGGTAATCATGTCCACGATATAGGAGCAGCGGTTGATCGTTACGTTTCGGAAAATAAATGTGCGGTTGTCAGAGAATTTGTTGGACATGGTGTAGGAAAAAGGTTGCATGAGGAGCCTCAAGTTCCAAATTTTGGCAAACCAAAGACGGGAGCCCGCCTAAAGCCTGGTATGACATTAGCGATTGAGCCGATGGTTAACCTAGGGACGAGTGAGGTAAAAATCCTCTCGGATGGATGGACAGTAGTAACGGCAGACAAAAAAGCGTCTGCACATTTTGAACATACGGTTCTGATTACAGACGGCGAACCTGAGATTTTGACATGGACCGAAAGAATGGCATTGAAATAG
- the rpmJ gene encoding 50S ribosomal protein L36 — translation MKVRPSVKRLCEHCKIVRRKNVVRVICKNPRHKQRQG, via the coding sequence ATGAAAGTAAGACCATCAGTGAAAAGACTTTGTGAACATTGCAAAATTGTTCGGAGAAAGAACGTTGTCCGAGTGATTTGCAAAAACCCAAGACATAAACAGCGCCAAGGTTAA
- the rpsM gene encoding 30S ribosomal protein S13, protein MPRILGIDIPNEKRIEISLTYIYGIGLSRSQMILEEAGIDSNIRAKDLSDEQIGKVINAIKKNNFIVEGDLRRELQQNLKRLQAINCYRGIRHKRGLPVRGQRTKSNARSRKGPRKTVGVQRNPNAKAGKV, encoded by the coding sequence ATGCCACGTATTTTAGGTATTGATATTCCGAACGAAAAGCGAATTGAAATTTCGCTCACATACATTTATGGAATCGGCTTAAGCCGATCCCAAATGATTCTAGAGGAGGCTGGAATTGATTCCAACATCCGCGCCAAAGACCTCAGCGATGAGCAAATTGGTAAAGTCATCAACGCGATCAAAAAGAATAATTTTATCGTGGAAGGTGATCTACGCCGTGAGCTCCAGCAAAACCTCAAGCGCCTCCAAGCGATCAATTGTTACCGTGGTATCCGTCATAAAAGAGGGTTACCGGTACGTGGTCAACGGACTAAATCAAACGCACGTTCCCGGAAGGGACCACGTAAGACAGTTGGTGTCCAAAGGAATCCGAACGCAAAGGCGGGCAAGGTATAA
- the rpsK gene encoding 30S ribosomal protein S11 yields the protein MELLENLSLDPNAPVEKPKIIRVKGAKNISTGVAHILATFNNTIVSFTDVSGNILSWSSAGKCGFKGSRKSTAYAAQVVAQEASKGAMSHGLKECEVWVKGPGSGRESAIRALQAIGLEITIIRDVTPVPHNGCRPRKKRRV from the coding sequence ATGGAGTTATTAGAAAATTTAAGCCTAGATCCTAATGCTCCGGTAGAAAAACCAAAGATTATCAGGGTCAAAGGTGCTAAGAATATCTCCACTGGTGTGGCGCACATCTTGGCTACTTTTAACAATACAATTGTCAGCTTTACAGACGTGTCGGGAAATATCCTTTCATGGAGTAGTGCTGGAAAATGTGGATTTAAAGGTTCACGTAAGAGCACGGCTTATGCAGCTCAGGTTGTGGCACAAGAGGCTTCAAAAGGTGCTATGTCCCATGGATTAAAGGAATGTGAAGTATGGGTGAAAGGGCCGGGATCGGGCCGTGAGTCGGCAATCCGTGCGCTGCAAGCCATTGGTTTGGAAATTACAATTATCCGGGATGTGACCCCTGTACCACACAATGGTTGCCGTCCACGCAAGAAACGTCGTGTATAA
- the rpsD gene encoding 30S ribosomal protein S4: protein MGRLLGAKTRISRRYGVALFGPSKALERKNYPPGIHGPKGKRKGSEYGALLAEKQKLRYQYGLMEGQFRRFFQQAKKVRGVTGATFLQLLERRIDNVTFRTGFATSRRGARQLVVHGHILVNSVKVTSPSYIVKAGDTIEVKNKPGSRQLAQKNIDVASLQVAPEWISVDKEKFKAIVNRIPTREDIQVNVNEQLVVEFYSR from the coding sequence ATGGGTCGTCTTTTAGGTGCTAAAACAAGAATCAGTCGCCGTTATGGTGTTGCGTTATTCGGACCAAGCAAAGCCTTGGAAAGAAAAAATTACCCACCGGGAATTCATGGTCCCAAAGGTAAAAGAAAAGGCTCAGAATATGGTGCCTTACTTGCAGAAAAACAAAAACTTCGTTATCAATACGGTTTGATGGAAGGACAATTTCGTCGCTTTTTCCAACAGGCTAAAAAAGTTCGTGGTGTTACAGGTGCTACATTCTTGCAATTATTAGAGCGTCGTATCGATAACGTTACTTTCCGTACAGGATTTGCTACTTCACGGCGTGGGGCAAGACAATTGGTGGTTCATGGTCATATCTTAGTTAATAGTGTTAAGGTCACCAGTCCTTCATACATTGTGAAGGCTGGCGATACAATCGAAGTTAAGAATAAGCCCGGTAGCCGCCAATTAGCTCAAAAGAATATTGACGTAGCTTCATTACAAGTAGCCCCAGAATGGATCTCTGTGGATAAAGAGAAATTTAAAGCAATTGTTAACCGGATCCCAACACGCGAAGATATTCAAGTTAATGTCAATGAGCAATTAGTTGTAGAGTTTTACTCACGCTAG
- a CDS encoding DNA-directed RNA polymerase subunit alpha, producing the protein MPVRLGRFEMPKRLVKDEENPSENYAKFVAEPFEAGYGHTIGNSLRRVLLSSLEGASIVNAKIEGAQHEFCTVPGVVEDVVEIIMNLKKVLFLIHDRETKKVTISVNKDGEVTAADFQCPSNIEVVNPHQHICTLDRKQKFEAEFEVSVGRGYMSADENKFPDMAIGVIPVDALFSPVRKVKYSVENCRVGQRTDYDKLIVEVWTDGRITPEDALTQSSAILRHHLDVFVDYNNTEIEFEEASAPASEEENKLKKILMMSVNEIELSVRAANCLNNANITTVGQLAMKSEAEMLKYRNFGKKSLNEIKDKLKELQLGLGMKFDNSLVEAINAATMGQQR; encoded by the coding sequence ATGCCAGTTCGTTTAGGTCGTTTTGAGATGCCGAAGCGTCTCGTTAAAGATGAAGAAAATCCTTCAGAAAATTATGCCAAGTTTGTCGCGGAGCCCTTTGAGGCTGGATATGGGCATACGATAGGAAACTCACTCAGACGTGTTCTCTTGTCTTCTCTGGAAGGAGCTTCAATTGTAAATGCAAAGATTGAAGGAGCTCAGCATGAGTTCTGTACAGTTCCCGGAGTGGTAGAGGATGTAGTCGAGATCATTATGAACCTTAAAAAAGTTCTATTTTTGATCCATGACCGTGAAACTAAGAAAGTAACGATTTCCGTAAATAAGGATGGAGAAGTGACTGCTGCGGACTTCCAATGCCCCTCTAATATCGAGGTCGTTAATCCTCACCAACATATTTGCACACTCGACCGTAAACAAAAATTTGAAGCAGAGTTTGAGGTTAGTGTCGGACGTGGGTACATGAGTGCGGATGAAAACAAATTTCCGGATATGGCGATTGGGGTTATTCCTGTAGATGCGCTTTTTTCACCCGTACGTAAAGTAAAGTACAGTGTTGAAAATTGCCGTGTCGGACAACGGACAGATTATGACAAGTTAATTGTGGAGGTGTGGACTGATGGACGTATTACACCTGAAGATGCTTTAACACAATCATCGGCAATTCTCAGACATCACTTGGATGTGTTTGTTGATTATAATAATACCGAAATTGAATTTGAAGAAGCGTCAGCTCCTGCATCTGAAGAAGAAAATAAACTCAAGAAGATACTCATGATGAGTGTTAACGAGATTGAACTCTCAGTGCGTGCTGCAAATTGCCTTAATAATGCCAATATTACAACTGTTGGCCAATTAGCCATGAAGTCTGAGGCTGAAATGCTCAAGTACCGTAACTTCGGTAAAAAATCCTTGAATGAAATCAAGGATAAACTCAAAGAGCTCCAATTAGGATTGGGAATGAAATTTGACAACTCTCTTGTTGAAGCGATTAATGCGGCGACAATGGGGCAACAACGATAA
- the rplQ gene encoding 50S ribosomal protein L17, producing MRHRIGTARLGRKSKHREAMLANMIASLIEHGRIKTTLAKAKAAKPLAERLVTMAKKGTLHSRRVAVSRLQGKEKIVAKLFTEVAPKQADRKGGYTRIIKIGPRNSDASEMAFLEFVEPAGVAASDIDPLKEIEKKSKTAPKSDDSK from the coding sequence ATGAGACATCGCATAGGAACGGCCCGCTTGGGGCGTAAATCCAAGCATCGTGAAGCCATGCTGGCAAATATGATTGCCAGTTTGATCGAGCACGGTCGCATTAAAACAACACTCGCCAAGGCAAAAGCAGCAAAACCACTTGCTGAACGTCTAGTCACAATGGCTAAAAAGGGTACGCTCCATAGCCGACGTGTTGCTGTGAGCAGGCTTCAAGGAAAAGAAAAGATTGTAGCTAAGCTCTTCACAGAAGTAGCACCAAAACAAGCTGATCGTAAAGGTGGATATACCCGTATCATCAAAATAGGGCCGCGTAATAGTGATGCTTCAGAGATGGCCTTTCTTGAGTTTGTTGAGCCAGCAGGAGTTGCTGCTTCTGATATCGATCCTTTGAAGGAAATTGAGAAGAAATCTAAAACAGCTCCTAAATCAGACGACTCCAAGTAA